The following nucleotide sequence is from Nesterenkonia xinjiangensis.
ACACCGCAGGCGTCCAGTCATCGGAGATGCGGTCCAGGGTCTCGTCGCCGAGCGGGCTGATCCCCCGGCCCACGGCCAGTGTGTGCCCCAGGAGCACATGGAGGCACTTGACCCGGTCCGGCATGCCGCCGGCCGAGATGCCTTCGATCTCCCACACCGGCTCCAGCCCGGAGGCGAGCCGGATGCGCTCACGCTCGGCGAGGTAGTCCTGATGCGCGGCGCGGTGCTGGGCGGCCAGCTCCTCGTCCTGACCGAGCCGCTCGGTCATCTCCGCCATCACTCCGGCGGCCTCCAGCCGCGAGACCGCCTGGGTCAGCGTCGGGTGGGTGAGATAGAAGGTGGTCGGGAAGGGGATCCCGTTCGAGAGCCGCGGCGCCGTGGCCGCCACCAGCGGGCTGCCGCAGCGGCAGCGGGCGGGGATCTCGACGACGTCGCGCACCGGCCTCCCCAGCTGCAGGCTGAGGGTGTCTAGATCTTCCTGGGTCGGCAGGGACGGGCTGGGCTGACTCATCGTCTTGCGGGGTCTCCTGAAGGTGGTGGGCGGGCCCACCTCCGCGATGGACCTCCACAGTCGAGACTAATCTACGGCAGACCGGACCAGGGAATCCCAGAGGGCGTCGGCCCACGGAAGGTCGGTGCGGACCTCGCTGTCCTCCTGGTTCTCCGGGGCGTCGTCGTCCCCACCGAGGTCACCGATGACGTGATACTGCCGCTCCCCCGGCATCACCAGGTTGACGCGCTCCCGTGCCTGCTGGCGGACATACTCGGGATCGTCCCAGCGGGTGACCTCGGACTCGAGCTCGTCCTGGCGTTCCTGCTGCTCGGCGATGCCGGCCTCCAGCTCGGCGATCTCGCCGCGCTGTTGGATGTAGGTGCGCACCGTGGGGACCAGGAAGGACACCACGACCAGCGCCACCAGAGTCATCACGATCAGCCGGCCGGAGAGCGTGCGCTCCGGGACCATGGTGCGGGCGCTGGCGGTCGTCTTCCCTGCTGGCCTCCCGGTGGAGTCCCGGTCGAGGTCCTTCTGCGGGGCTGCGCGGCGAGCCCGGCGGGCGGTGATGTCGACCGGCATGCGGATCTCCCCGGAGATCTGCTCGCGCTCGGCGAGCCGACGAGCCTCAGCGGTTGGACGACGGCGCTCTGACCTGGGTTTTTCTGTCTCTGAAGGTCTCTCGCGGGGATACTTGGCGTGCCTGCCCATGGTCACCGCCTTCCCTCTGCCACCGGCGTCTCACCTGCGGCGACGCCACTCGCGCCGTCGGAGTTCAAGGGTAGTCGCGGCCTGGGGCTCGACCGCGGCAGACACGCTGGGCGGCGCCGGGGATGACAGAAAGAGGCCACGTCCTGCCGCGTGTCGACGCAGCGGACGTGGCCTCTCTCTCAGCCCTTCAGCGGGCGGGCAGGAGTGTCAGCGGGTGAACCGCGGGAAGGCGCTCGCCCCGGCGTAGGCCGCGGCGTCGCCCAGCTCCTCCTCGATGCGCAGCAGCTGGTTGTACTTCGCCACGCGCTCGGAGCGGGCCGGGGCGCCGGTCTTGATCTGCCCGGCGTTGGTGGCCACGGCGATGTCGGCGATCGTGGTGTCCTCGGTCTCGCCGGAACGGTGGGAGACCATGGTGGTGTAGCGGCTGCGCTGTGCCAGCGAGATGGCGTCCAGGGTCTCGGTCAGCGAGCCGATCTGGTTGACCTTCACCAACAGCGAGTTGGCAGTGTCAGCGTCGATGCCCTTGGCCAGCCGATCGGGGTTGGTGACGAAGAGGTCGTCACCGACCAGCTGGACCTTGTCCCCGATCTGCTCGGTGAGGGTCTTCCAGCCGGCCCAGTCGTCCTCGTCCAGCGGGTCCTCGATGGAGACCAGCGGGTAGGCGTCCACCAGCTCCGAGTAGTAGGCGCTCATCTGCTCGGGCGACTTCTGCTCGCCCTCGAAGGTGTAGGCGCCGTCCGTGTAGAACTCCGTGGCGGCGACGTCGAGAGCCAGTGCCACATCGGTGCCAGGGGTGTAGCCGGCGCGCTTGATGGCCTCGGTGATCAGGTCCAGCGCTTCACGGTTGGACGGCAGGTCCGGGGCGAAGCCGCCCTCGTCGCCCAGGCCGGTGGCCAGGCCCTTCTCCTTCAGCAGAGCCTTCAGCGCGTGGTAGACCTCGACGCCGGAGCGCAGCGCCTCAGAGAAGGTGGCCGCACCGATGGGGGCGATCATGAACTCCTGGATGTCCACGTTGGAGTCCGCGTGGGAGCCGCCGTTGAGGATGTTCATCATCGGCACCGGCAGCAGGTGAGCGTTGGGGCCACCGAGGTACTTGTACAGGGGCAGGTCGGAGGCGTCGGCAGCGGCCTTGGCCACGGCC
It contains:
- a CDS encoding FtsB family cell division protein, with the protein product MPVDITARRARRAAPQKDLDRDSTGRPAGKTTASARTMVPERTLSGRLIVMTLVALVVVSFLVPTVRTYIQQRGEIAELEAGIAEQQERQDELESEVTRWDDPEYVRQQARERVNLVMPGERQYHVIGDLGGDDDAPENQEDSEVRTDLPWADALWDSLVRSAVD
- the eno gene encoding phosphopyruvate hydratase — translated: MSLIASVYGREILDSRGNPTVEVDVLLDDGSFGQAAVPSGASTGAFEAVERRDGDKDRYLGKGVTAAVSAVNDVIAPALEGQDATEQRLIDQILLDLDGTDNKNSLGANSILGVSLAVAKAAADASDLPLYKYLGGPNAHLLPVPMMNILNGGSHADSNVDIQEFMIAPIGAATFSEALRSGVEVYHALKALLKEKGLATGLGDEGGFAPDLPSNREALDLITEAIKRAGYTPGTDVALALDVAATEFYTDGAYTFEGEQKSPEQMSAYYSELVDAYPLVSIEDPLDEDDWAGWKTLTEQIGDKVQLVGDDLFVTNPDRLAKGIDADTANSLLVKVNQIGSLTETLDAISLAQRSRYTTMVSHRSGETEDTTIADIAVATNAGQIKTGAPARSERVAKYNQLLRIEEELGDAAAYAGASAFPRFTR
- a CDS encoding DUF501 domain-containing protein, coding for MSQPSPSLPTQEDLDTLSLQLGRPVRDVVEIPARCRCGSPLVAATAPRLSNGIPFPTTFYLTHPTLTQAVSRLEAAGVMAEMTERLGQDEELAAQHRAAHQDYLAERERIRLASGLEPVWEIEGISAGGMPDRVKCLHVLLGHTLAVGRGISPLGDETLDRISDDWTPAVCTCAEAWDHAAEIPTKDLSRHVRRLKEEQQ